Proteins encoded by one window of Deinococcus sp. KSM4-11:
- a CDS encoding ABC transporter permease — protein MTRSDPAPVAPTTPGLLTRLLRAREAGLVGLLLLVTLGTAAINPLFLGAGSVRDLFLNVAIIALLVVGETIVLLMKHVDLSISSVVGLSAFLSGSLFIAHPGMPIPVALLFGLLLGAVMGSVNGLLVAYGRVPALVATLGTLYVFRGITYAVVHGGQIYASKLPAGFLTFGTGSTLGVPNLVLLVVLIMIGFGFYLGSWRGGREYYALGSNAEAAVLAGISVTRRTMTGFVLSGAIAGLAGVLYLARFGTVDATAGTGLELQVIAAAVVGGVSIGGGVGTLFGAGIGALLLGVMGSALVTLRAPGFYQQAIQGALLLGAISVDMLVAKRTAKHLQAAPDHTGRTK, from the coding sequence ATGACGCGCAGCGATCCCGCGCCCGTCGCGCCGACCACGCCCGGCCTGCTCACGCGCCTGCTGCGCGCCCGCGAGGCCGGCCTGGTCGGGCTGCTGCTGCTGGTCACGCTGGGCACGGCGGCCATCAACCCGCTGTTCCTGGGGGCGGGCAGCGTCCGCGACCTGTTCCTGAACGTGGCGATCATCGCGCTGCTGGTCGTCGGGGAAACCATCGTGCTGCTGATGAAGCACGTCGACCTGAGCATCAGCAGTGTGGTGGGCCTCAGCGCCTTCCTGAGCGGGTCGCTGTTCATCGCGCATCCCGGAATGCCGATTCCGGTGGCGCTGCTGTTCGGCCTGCTGCTCGGCGCGGTGATGGGCTCTGTGAACGGCCTGCTCGTCGCCTATGGCAGGGTTCCGGCGCTGGTCGCCACGCTGGGCACGCTGTACGTGTTCCGGGGCATCACGTACGCGGTGGTGCACGGTGGCCAGATCTACGCGTCCAAACTGCCCGCCGGTTTTCTGACCTTTGGCACCGGCAGCACCCTCGGCGTTCCCAACCTCGTGCTGCTGGTGGTCCTGATCATGATCGGCTTCGGGTTCTACCTGGGGTCATGGCGCGGCGGGCGCGAGTACTACGCGCTGGGCTCGAATGCCGAGGCCGCCGTGCTGGCGGGCATCAGCGTTACGCGGCGCACCATGACCGGTTTCGTGCTCAGCGGAGCCATCGCCGGGCTTGCCGGCGTGCTGTACCTCGCGCGCTTCGGCACGGTGGACGCCACCGCTGGCACGGGGCTGGAACTTCAGGTCATCGCGGCGGCCGTCGTGGGCGGCGTCAGCATCGGCGGCGGCGTGGGCACGCTGTTTGGCGCGGGCATCGGCGCGCTGCTGCTGGGCGTGATGGGCAGCGCCCTGGTCACCCTGCGTGCCCCCGGCTTCTACCAGCAGGCCATCCAGGGCGCGCTGCTGCTCGGCGCGATCAGCGTGGACATGCTGGTGGCGAAACGCACGGCGAAGCATCTCCAGGCCGCGCCCGATCACACCGGGAGGACGAAATGA
- a CDS encoding sugar ABC transporter ATP-binding protein, with amino-acid sequence MSNRPASSEDSPSGQVEATTGAVPVVAGTAAEGRGQSNSPLLTLTNASKSFGPVQALRDVSIDLYPGEAHALLGENGAGKSTFVKILAGVHRRDAGTLVMGGEEQHFHSPADARDAGIAIIYQEPTLFPDLSVAENVLMGRQPRGALGRIDVKAMRVRVSGLLAELGVPLDPARPVRGLSIADQQLVEIAKALSLDARVLIMDEPTAALTLQETERLFRVVRSLRARGAAVLFITHRLEEVFAECQRVTVMRDGTWVSSGPITDYDTDVVVRQMVGRDLGDLYPRGEARVGDVALSVRGLSQPGVFHDISFEVRRGEIVGLAGLVGAGRSEVARAIFGVDSRVGGEVKVGGHVLPAGNPRAVMDAGLGLVPEDRRAQGLVMDMSIERNANLAILNRLTGGLLMNRGAEARNAQQWTSKLQLKAHRLSDPASSLSGGNQQKVVLAKWLATNPSVLIVDEPTRGIDVGAKAEVHRTLAELAAGGLAVLMISSDLPEVLGMADRILVMREGTLVGELSRAQGSEEAVMYLATGQRPSSLGGAA; translated from the coding sequence TTGAGTAATCGCCCCGCGAGCAGCGAAGACAGTCCCTCTGGGCAGGTGGAAGCCACCACCGGCGCTGTCCCGGTGGTGGCTGGAACTGCAGCGGAGGGGCGCGGACAGTCCAACTCCCCCCTCCTGACCCTCACGAATGCCAGCAAGTCCTTCGGGCCGGTGCAGGCGCTGAGGGACGTGAGCATCGACCTGTATCCCGGCGAGGCGCACGCGCTGCTGGGCGAGAACGGGGCGGGGAAGAGCACCTTCGTGAAGATCCTGGCGGGCGTGCACCGCCGCGACGCGGGCACGCTGGTCATGGGCGGCGAGGAACAGCACTTCCACTCGCCGGCCGACGCGCGGGATGCCGGAATCGCGATCATCTACCAGGAACCCACGCTGTTCCCCGACCTGAGCGTGGCCGAGAATGTCCTGATGGGCCGCCAGCCGCGCGGGGCGCTGGGGCGGATCGACGTGAAGGCCATGCGGGTACGGGTGTCGGGCCTGCTGGCCGAGCTGGGCGTTCCCCTCGACCCGGCGCGGCCGGTGCGCGGCCTGAGCATCGCGGACCAGCAGCTCGTCGAGATCGCCAAGGCCCTGTCGCTGGACGCGCGCGTGCTGATCATGGATGAGCCGACGGCGGCCCTGACCTTGCAGGAAACCGAGCGGCTGTTTCGGGTGGTGCGCTCGCTGCGGGCACGCGGCGCGGCGGTGCTGTTCATCACGCACCGCCTGGAGGAGGTCTTCGCGGAGTGCCAGCGCGTGACCGTCATGCGCGACGGCACCTGGGTCAGCAGTGGCCCCATCACGGACTACGACACGGACGTCGTGGTGCGGCAGATGGTGGGCCGTGACCTGGGCGACCTGTACCCGCGTGGCGAGGCGCGCGTGGGCGACGTGGCCCTGAGCGTGCGCGGCCTGAGCCAGCCGGGCGTGTTCCACGACATCAGCTTCGAGGTGCGCCGGGGCGAGATCGTCGGCCTGGCCGGGCTGGTCGGTGCGGGCCGCAGCGAGGTCGCCCGCGCGATCTTCGGCGTCGATTCCCGCGTGGGGGGAGAGGTAAAGGTGGGCGGCCACGTCCTGCCGGCCGGCAATCCGCGCGCCGTGATGGACGCCGGGCTGGGCCTGGTGCCCGAGGACCGCCGCGCCCAGGGCCTGGTGATGGACATGAGCATCGAGCGCAACGCGAACCTCGCCATCCTGAACCGCCTCACGGGCGGCCTGCTGATGAACCGGGGGGCCGAGGCCAGGAACGCGCAGCAATGGACATCGAAACTCCAGCTCAAGGCGCACCGCCTGAGCGATCCGGCCAGCAGCCTCTCGGGCGGGAACCAGCAGAAGGTCGTGCTGGCCAAGTGGCTGGCCACCAATCCCAGCGTGCTGATCGTGGATGAGCCCACGCGCGGCATCGACGTGGGCGCGAAGGCCGAGGTGCATCGCACGCTGGCAGAACTCGCGGCCGGGGGACTGGCCGTCCTGATGATCTCCAGCGATCTGCCGGAGGTGCTCGGCATGGCCGACCGGATTCTGGTCATGCGGGAGGGCACCCTGGTCGGAGAACTCAGCCGCGCGCAGGGCAGCGAGGAGGCCGTGATGTACCTCGCCACCGGGCAGCGGCCCTCCAGCCTGGGCGGCGCGGCGTGA
- a CDS encoding (Fe-S)-binding protein: MKIDLFITCLNDALFPQTGQATVALLERLGHEVRFNAAQTCCGQMHLNTGYRTDALSLVRKFVDDFRDAEVIVLPSGSCAAMLRELAPDAAHWEGDEALRDEVRALSGRIFELSEFLVKKLGVTDVGAAYPHRVTYHPTCHAMRSLHVGDAPLQLLRNVRGLTLLELPHADECCGFGGTFSVKNPDVSTAMLADKARHILETGAEACTAGDNSCLMHIGGGLHRLRSGARTVHLAEILASTEAKVWA, translated from the coding sequence TTGAAAATCGATCTGTTCATCACCTGCCTGAACGACGCGCTGTTCCCGCAGACCGGGCAGGCGACCGTCGCCCTGCTCGAGCGGCTGGGCCATGAGGTGCGCTTCAATGCCGCGCAGACCTGCTGCGGGCAGATGCACCTGAACACCGGCTACCGCACTGACGCCCTGAGCCTCGTGCGCAAGTTCGTGGACGACTTCCGGGACGCCGAGGTGATCGTGCTGCCCAGCGGGTCGTGCGCCGCCATGCTGCGCGAACTCGCCCCGGACGCCGCCCACTGGGAGGGCGACGAGGCCCTGCGCGACGAGGTGCGGGCCCTTTCCGGGCGCATCTTCGAACTGAGCGAATTCCTGGTGAAGAAACTCGGGGTGACCGACGTGGGCGCGGCCTATCCGCACCGCGTCACGTACCATCCCACCTGCCACGCCATGCGCTCGCTGCACGTGGGCGACGCACCCCTGCAACTGCTGAGGAACGTGCGGGGCCTGACCCTGCTGGAACTGCCGCACGCCGACGAGTGCTGCGGCTTCGGCGGCACCTTCAGCGTGAAGAACCCGGACGTGAGCACCGCCATGCTGGCCGACAAGGCCCGCCACATCCTGGAGACGGGCGCGGAAGCCTGCACCGCCGGCGACAATTCCTGCCTGATGCACATCGGCGGCGGGCTGCACCGGCTGCGGAGCGGGGCGAGAACCGTGCATCTGGCCGAGATCCTGGCGAGCACCGAGGCGAAGGTGTGGGCGTGA
- a CDS encoding L-rhamnose mutarotase: MSAPLQRVCFQLQVRPERLEEYKERHRAVWPDMLAALSATGWHNYSLFLRPDGLLIGYLETPSLQAARDGMARTEVNARWQSEMAPFFVELEGTPDQGFLQLEEVFHLE, from the coding sequence ATGTCCGCTCCACTGCAACGAGTCTGCTTTCAACTTCAGGTGCGCCCAGAGCGCCTGGAGGAGTACAAAGAACGCCACCGCGCCGTGTGGCCTGACATGCTGGCGGCCCTGAGCGCGACCGGCTGGCACAACTACTCCCTGTTCCTCCGCCCCGACGGCCTGCTCATCGGCTACCTCGAGACGCCCAGCCTCCAGGCGGCCCGCGACGGCATGGCGCGCACCGAAGTCAACGCGCGCTGGCAGTCGGAGATGGCCCCGTTCTTCGTGGAACTGGAAGGCACGCCGGATCAGGGCTTCCTGCAGCTGGAGGAGGTGTTTCACCTTGAGTAA
- the rhaI gene encoding L-rhamnose isomerase — translation MTHLTDPLNAALSRQRIETPSWGYGNSGTRFKTFAAPGAARDVYEKIDDAAEVHRLTGIAPSVALHIPWDEVEEYAELKRSAESRGISIGAINPNVFQDDVYKLGSVTHPDEAVREQATQHLLDCVEVMNQTGSRDLSLWFADGTNYAGQDDLRRRKHAMRAALRRVHDALPDGARMLVEYKLFEPAFYATDLFDWGAAYAHCVAIGEKAQVLVDLGHHAQGVNIEQIVAFLLDEGRLGGFHFNARRYADDDLIVGTSNPFELFSIYAELVAAEHADDQITQTTAAQVAYMIDQSHNIEPKVEAMLQSVLNCQEAYAKALLIDWEALKAAQQAGDVLAAHRTLTDAFKTDVRPLLAEWREAHSLPADPIAAHRASGYQATVARERGTAQGGGGYPVKEKTLSL, via the coding sequence ATGACGCACCTGACCGATCCCCTGAACGCCGCCCTGAGCCGGCAACGCATCGAGACGCCCAGCTGGGGCTACGGCAACTCCGGCACGCGCTTCAAGACCTTCGCGGCCCCCGGCGCGGCCCGGGATGTGTACGAGAAGATCGACGACGCCGCCGAGGTGCACCGCCTGACCGGCATCGCCCCCAGCGTCGCCCTGCACATCCCCTGGGACGAGGTCGAGGAGTACGCAGAGCTGAAGCGCTCCGCAGAGTCCCGTGGCATAAGCATCGGCGCGATCAACCCCAACGTCTTTCAGGACGACGTGTACAAACTCGGCAGCGTCACCCACCCCGACGAGGCGGTGCGGGAACAGGCCACCCAGCACCTGCTGGACTGCGTGGAGGTCATGAACCAGACGGGCAGCCGCGACCTGAGCCTGTGGTTCGCGGACGGCACCAACTACGCCGGGCAGGACGACCTGCGCCGCCGCAAGCACGCCATGCGCGCCGCATTGAGGCGCGTCCATGACGCCCTGCCGGACGGCGCGAGGATGCTGGTGGAGTACAAGCTGTTCGAGCCCGCCTTCTACGCCACGGACCTGTTCGACTGGGGCGCGGCGTACGCGCACTGCGTCGCCATCGGCGAGAAGGCGCAGGTGCTGGTGGATCTGGGGCACCACGCGCAGGGCGTGAACATCGAGCAGATCGTGGCCTTCCTGCTCGACGAAGGCCGGCTGGGCGGTTTCCACTTCAACGCGCGGCGCTACGCGGACGACGACCTGATCGTGGGCACCAGCAACCCCTTCGAGTTGTTCAGCATCTACGCGGAACTCGTGGCAGCCGAACACGCAGACGATCAGATCACGCAGACCACCGCCGCGCAGGTCGCGTACATGATCGACCAGAGCCACAACATCGAACCCAAGGTCGAGGCCATGCTCCAGTCGGTGCTGAACTGCCAGGAGGCGTACGCCAAGGCCCTGCTGATCGACTGGGAGGCGCTGAAGGCCGCCCAGCAGGCCGGGGATGTCCTGGCCGCGCACCGCACGCTGACCGATGCCTTCAAGACCGACGTCCGCCCGCTGCTGGCCGAGTGGCGCGAGGCGCACAGCCTGCCGGCCGATCCCATCGCCGCACACCGCGCCAGCGGGTATCAGGCAACAGTCGCCCGCGAACGCGGCACCGCGCAGGGCGGCGGCGGGTACCCCGTCAAGGAGAAGACCCTCTCCCTCTGA
- a CDS encoding DeoR/GlpR family DNA-binding transcription regulator produces the protein MSNEVMGLLPGRQQDILRRALTHKVVRIKELAAELGVHEMTVRRDIDALCEQGKLLRTHGGAQLLDRTSEELSQQLRAGQNVEAKERIARAALNLIQDGDTVALDASTTSLALARLLPTRKVQAIACSLDAANVLAAGGVPFLMVGGNFHAPARSFVGAFFLDTLARLHPDLVFFSAKGYAPGAGFTDPHLPEVGSKQALIRSGSSVVALVDHSKFGRRALATIATHADVNTLITDDDPGDDVRTGLDTDDIQLIVAP, from the coding sequence ATGTCCAACGAAGTCATGGGCCTCCTGCCGGGGAGGCAGCAGGACATCCTGCGCCGCGCACTGACCCATAAGGTCGTGCGGATCAAGGAGCTGGCCGCCGAACTGGGCGTGCATGAAATGACGGTCCGGCGCGACATCGACGCGCTGTGCGAACAGGGCAAGCTGCTGCGGACCCACGGTGGCGCCCAGCTCCTCGACCGCACCAGCGAGGAACTCTCGCAGCAGTTGCGCGCCGGACAGAATGTCGAGGCCAAGGAGCGGATCGCCCGCGCCGCCCTAAATCTCATCCAGGACGGCGACACCGTCGCGCTGGACGCCAGTACCACCAGCCTCGCCCTGGCCCGGTTGCTGCCCACCCGCAAGGTGCAGGCCATCGCGTGTTCGCTCGACGCCGCGAACGTGCTGGCGGCCGGCGGCGTGCCCTTCCTGATGGTCGGCGGCAACTTCCACGCCCCGGCACGCTCGTTCGTGGGGGCCTTCTTTCTGGACACGCTGGCGCGGCTGCACCCGGATCTGGTGTTCTTCAGCGCCAAGGGCTACGCGCCCGGCGCGGGCTTCACCGATCCACACCTGCCGGAGGTGGGCAGCAAGCAGGCCCTGATCCGCTCCGGCAGCAGCGTGGTGGCGCTGGTGGATCACAGCAAGTTCGGCCGCCGCGCCCTGGCGACCATCGCCACGCACGCCGACGTGAACACCCTGATCACCGACGACGACCCCGGCGACGACGTCCGCACCGGCCTCGACACCGACGACATCCAGCTCATCGTGGCCCCGTAA
- a CDS encoding bifunctional aldolase/short-chain dehydrogenase — protein MTTTQPKTTIANRWNDAEAPQGDGLASLTYRSNLLGADRTLVNIYGGNTSTKSVEKDHLGRDVTVLWVKGSGSDIASITEKGFAGLKLDEVLPLFDRPSMTDEEMTAYLDRTAFEVGRPRQSIETLLHAFVPAKHVDHTHPDAIIAIACTPRGPEIMREIYGERAAWVDYIRPGFTLSQQIGAAVRNNPGLEAVVMGKHGLVTWGDTSKESYDKTLRIIGEAQAYLDAHAEAQPFGGAKVQGVMENADALLAAVLPVLRGAMKASTPNSRPVILSVDTSAPVMEFVNSRAAADLSQVGAACPDHLVHTKRVPLYLDWTPEQGQDALIAAARAGVERFKTEYAAYFDENRTDGDVMFTPAPRVVLIPGLGMVNSGPDAMGAEVSRQLYTRAIQVMKSASSLGGFVSLSAPESYAIEYWPLELYKLSLKPAPKALEGHVALVTGAASGIGRAIAQRLSADGAHIVIADLNADGGQTVADELTKARGFRRATSTGMNVTEEAQVQAAYRHAILSYGGVDIAVNNAGIASSAPIEETSLEMWNRNQSILSTGYFLVAREAFILMKSQGTGGNLVFIGSKNSVAAGKNAAAYSTAKAAELHLARCLAEEGGAAGIRVNSVLPDGILAGSSIWDGKWRAERAATYGIAPDKLEEFYRARTTLKVNVLPEDIAEATYWLASPAAAKTTGGVITVDGGVPTAYVR, from the coding sequence ATGACGACCACACAGCCCAAGACGACCATTGCCAACCGCTGGAACGATGCCGAGGCCCCGCAGGGCGACGGACTGGCGTCGCTCACCTACCGCTCGAACCTGCTGGGGGCCGACCGGACGCTCGTGAACATCTACGGCGGGAACACCAGCACCAAGAGCGTGGAGAAGGACCACTTGGGCCGGGACGTGACGGTGCTGTGGGTCAAGGGCTCCGGCAGTGACATCGCCAGCATCACCGAGAAGGGCTTCGCGGGCCTGAAGCTGGACGAGGTGCTGCCCCTCTTCGACCGGCCGAGCATGACCGACGAGGAGATGACCGCGTATCTCGACCGCACGGCCTTCGAGGTCGGCAGACCCCGGCAGAGCATCGAGACGCTGCTGCACGCCTTCGTGCCCGCCAAACACGTGGATCACACGCACCCGGACGCGATCATCGCAATCGCCTGCACGCCGCGTGGGCCGGAGATCATGCGCGAGATCTACGGCGAGCGGGCCGCGTGGGTGGACTACATCCGCCCCGGCTTCACCCTGAGCCAGCAGATCGGCGCAGCGGTGCGGAACAACCCGGGGCTGGAGGCCGTCGTGATGGGCAAGCACGGCCTGGTGACCTGGGGCGACACGTCCAAGGAGAGCTACGACAAGACGCTCCGGATCATCGGGGAAGCGCAGGCCTACCTGGACGCGCACGCCGAGGCGCAGCCCTTTGGCGGGGCGAAGGTGCAGGGTGTGATGGAGAACGCCGACGCGCTGCTGGCCGCCGTGCTGCCCGTGCTGCGCGGCGCGATGAAGGCCAGCACACCGAACAGCCGTCCGGTGATCCTGAGTGTGGACACGAGCGCGCCCGTGATGGAGTTCGTGAACTCGCGCGCGGCCGCCGACCTGTCGCAGGTGGGCGCGGCGTGCCCGGATCACCTCGTGCATACCAAGCGGGTGCCGCTGTACCTCGACTGGACGCCCGAGCAGGGCCAGGACGCGCTGATCGCGGCGGCGAGGGCGGGCGTGGAACGCTTCAAGACCGAATACGCCGCGTACTTCGACGAGAACAGGACGGACGGTGACGTGATGTTCACGCCCGCGCCGCGTGTGGTGCTCATTCCGGGCCTGGGCATGGTGAACAGTGGCCCGGACGCCATGGGCGCGGAAGTCTCCCGGCAGCTGTACACGCGCGCCATTCAGGTCATGAAGTCCGCCAGCAGCCTCGGCGGCTTCGTGAGCCTCAGCGCCCCGGAAAGTTACGCCATCGAGTACTGGCCGCTGGAACTGTACAAGCTGAGCCTGAAGCCCGCGCCGAAGGCCCTGGAAGGGCACGTGGCGCTGGTCACGGGCGCGGCCAGCGGGATCGGCCGGGCCATCGCGCAGCGGCTGTCGGCCGACGGCGCGCACATCGTGATCGCCGACCTGAACGCGGACGGCGGGCAGACCGTGGCAGATGAACTGACGAAGGCGCGCGGCTTCCGCCGGGCCACCAGCACCGGCATGAACGTCACCGAGGAGGCGCAGGTGCAGGCCGCGTACCGGCACGCCATCCTGAGCTACGGCGGCGTGGACATCGCCGTGAACAACGCCGGGATCGCGTCCAGCGCGCCCATCGAGGAGACCAGCCTGGAGATGTGGAACCGCAACCAGAGCATCCTCTCGACCGGCTATTTCCTGGTGGCGCGCGAGGCGTTCATCCTGATGAAGTCGCAGGGCACCGGCGGGAATCTGGTGTTCATCGGCAGCAAGAACAGCGTGGCGGCCGGGAAGAACGCGGCGGCCTACAGCACCGCGAAGGCGGCGGAACTGCACCTCGCGCGCTGCCTGGCGGAGGAGGGCGGTGCGGCCGGTATCCGCGTGAATTCCGTGCTGCCCGACGGCATCCTGGCCGGGAGCAGCATCTGGGACGGCAAGTGGCGGGCCGAGCGGGCGGCCACGTACGGCATCGCGCCGGACAAGCTCGAGGAGTTCTACCGCGCCCGCACGACCCTGAAGGTGAACGTGCTCCCAGAGGACATCGCGGAGGCCACCTACTGGCTGGCGTCCCCGGCCGCCGCGAAGACCACCGGCGGCGTGATCACCGTGGACGGCGGCGTACCCACCGCGTATGTCCGCTGA
- a CDS encoding rhamnulokinase family protein: protein MSAEPTRHVAIDLGASSGRVALGTVAGGRLTVEVLHRFPNGGVPVAGGLYWDILGLWREVLQGLKLAGQCGEVASIGVNSWAVDYGLLDGHSELLGGVHHYRSPRLNGVMERVRARLGDNVIYGATGIQFLPFNTLYQLAAERPERLAQADVLLLVPDLLHFWLCGARVTERTNASTTQFYDPQTQDWAWSLVNAAGIPRSLLPRIVEPGTDLGGLRPEVAAETGLSGTRVIAPATHDTASAVAAVPATGEGGWAYVSSGTWSLVGVESPQPVLTDAARDLNLTNEAGIGGTTRLLKNVMGLWIVQECRRAWNADFAALYADAAGLPAGGPRIDPDDARFLAPGTDMPQRVQSYCRETGQPVPQSPPEIIRCVLDSLAYRIAEVLDGLEAVTGTAIHTLHVVGGGSQGDLLNQLTADATGRPVIAGPVEATLIGNLLVQARAGDALNGTSIREVVRASGELQTFTPAPSRPAARQTGPEVTR, encoded by the coding sequence ATGTCCGCTGAACCCACCCGGCATGTCGCCATCGACCTCGGGGCGTCCAGCGGGCGGGTGGCACTGGGGACGGTCGCCGGCGGTCGCCTGACGGTCGAGGTGCTGCACCGCTTCCCGAACGGCGGCGTGCCCGTGGCGGGCGGCCTGTACTGGGACATCCTGGGCCTGTGGCGCGAGGTGCTCCAGGGCCTCAAACTCGCCGGTCAGTGCGGCGAGGTCGCCAGCATCGGCGTGAACTCCTGGGCGGTCGATTATGGCCTGCTGGACGGGCACAGCGAGCTACTGGGGGGCGTGCACCACTACCGCAGCCCGCGCCTGAACGGCGTGATGGAACGCGTCCGCGCGCGGCTGGGCGACAACGTGATCTATGGCGCGACCGGTATCCAGTTCCTGCCGTTCAACACGCTGTACCAGCTGGCCGCCGAACGCCCGGAACGGCTGGCGCAGGCGGACGTGCTGCTGCTGGTGCCGGATCTGCTGCACTTCTGGCTGTGCGGCGCGCGCGTGACCGAGCGCACGAACGCGAGCACCACGCAGTTCTACGATCCACAAACGCAGGATTGGGCGTGGTCGCTGGTGAACGCCGCCGGGATTCCCCGGTCGCTGCTGCCGCGCATCGTGGAGCCTGGCACCGATCTGGGAGGACTGCGGCCCGAGGTGGCCGCCGAGACCGGCCTGAGCGGCACGCGCGTGATCGCCCCGGCCACGCACGACACCGCGTCGGCCGTAGCCGCCGTGCCCGCCACGGGCGAGGGCGGCTGGGCGTACGTGTCCAGCGGCACGTGGAGCCTGGTCGGCGTGGAGTCGCCGCAGCCCGTACTGACAGACGCGGCGCGTGACCTGAACCTCACGAACGAGGCCGGGATCGGCGGCACCACCCGCCTGCTGAAGAACGTGATGGGCCTGTGGATCGTGCAGGAATGCCGCCGCGCGTGGAACGCAGACTTCGCGGCCCTGTACGCGGACGCCGCCGGCCTGCCCGCCGGTGGCCCCCGGATCGACCCGGACGACGCACGTTTTCTGGCGCCGGGCACGGACATGCCACAGCGCGTGCAGTCGTACTGCCGCGAGACCGGACAGCCGGTGCCGCAGTCGCCGCCGGAGATCATCCGCTGCGTGCTGGACAGCCTCGCGTACCGGATCGCCGAGGTGCTGGACGGCCTGGAGGCGGTGACCGGCACGGCCATCCACACCCTGCACGTGGTCGGCGGCGGCTCGCAGGGCGACCTGCTGAACCAGCTCACCGCCGACGCCACGGGCCGCCCCGTGATCGCGGGGCCGGTCGAGGCGACCCTGATCGGGAATCTGCTGGTTCAGGCGCGCGCAGGTGACGCCCTGAACGGCACGTCCATCCGGGAGGTCGTCCGGGCGTCGGGGGAACTCCAGACCTTCACGCCCGCCCCATCCCGGCCCGCCGCGCGGCAGACTGGGCCGGAGGTGACCCGTTGA